The genomic region tctctctctctcttatatatatatatatatataatcggcTGTTCAAATTAAGAATTCTCATATGTTACTCTTTAAAGATTTTATTAGATGTATAGATGATATTTTTGGTTTATGaaacaagatcaacaaaacgtgatttttatataattatatctaGACTATTATACTTCAATATCATGTAGGATGGATTGGtcttattttactataaaatctAAGTAATCATATGGTTTATGAATTTGAAGAGTTATAAAATCTAAGTAATCAAATTGTTTAtatgttcatatgatgaaataaagtttgttttttgcattttattttattttattttatatttccattttatgatatatgatttattgattatGATCTATCGCATAATTATCTTTATGtactttttcatttagtttCAATTGTGAGGAAGAAAGAGACGTAGATCTatgttttggagaaaaattacCTACAAGTGTTGAATCACATACATctatatagtaataaacaaagtATACATGGTTAGAATTTGGTCTAATAATTCTCACactgtaatttattttttaaattattgcaTTGTATTTTCATACATACCTCACTATATCTATTACCcaacaacaaaatatatttaatttgttagttgttacaataccacaaaaaaaaaaaacttctaatttaaaacataattttaaataacacatagtgacttttaaaaatataaaatctaatatattaattcaataattatccaataaaaaaCATTCATATCAAATTTTCCCGCGCATTGTGCGGGTCTGCGACTAGTTCATATAAAGAACAAGTCTTCAAAATCAATTGCACATCaagattgaaaataaatatgtcATGTGATCTTGATTGGAATTAAAATAGTTACATGTGATTGTGTGTGCATAGTAAAAAGCCCTAAGTCTATCATGTGAACattttatttggattgaaatttaAATCATGCTACTTGTGTGTGCCAAgtaatatgaattaaataacaAACATGTTTTAAATTGGAATTCATAGCATCCTAAGAACTAGTAGGGttttatgcatgaacatgtgaagaacatcATACAAACATATGAAGAACATTTAAAGCATATTCAAACAACCAACACGTTTAGATTCTAATAGCTAGCATAATAGtacaaaaaatatgtttttcctAACactaaaatataaagaaattaaCCTACAACCAAATctagcaaaaagaaaaatgagaacaaAGGGGGGATAACTCATCAAATCCTAAAAATGGAACATTTAAATAACATTGGACTCCAAAGATTTAGGAAGACTAGATTTACAATGCTATTTCTTTACTTCTTCTTAGATTCTAGGGGAATTATTCTAGGGGTTTGGAGGGGAAATATAGAAGAGGTACTTACTCAATACCTCGAATTTTAGGAAGACCATGGTATGACAAGTACTCTTTCTCCTTTAGAGACGTAGGGGAGTGGGATTTTGGAATGAGCATTCCACCCTTTTTTATAATAGGGGAAGAGAATTCTAGAGGGAGGAGGCATTTAATTCAAAGTTAACATATGTGGGGGCTTGGTGCATAAATTCGTGGTTGGTGGGAGTGAAGAGCAAGCAAAAGGGTTGAAAATCTTGGTTTTCCCTAAAAATTCTCGAAATAGCTATTAAAGTCcattaaaaaatcatatcttgCTCGTTTCTTATTGGAACTACTTTgttcttgtgctcaaattgaagtGTTGAATGTCATTTCATAGTGAGgatgttaaaattgataaacattgtaattttggttgttttaggCTAGAGGTGCATTTGCTTTCATTTATATCTTCATTCCTAACGTTCATGGCCATTGGtggattttcttcttttgtggaGGACATAAAGgtattttaacttattttgtCGTCCAAAAGTGTTGGTTGAATTTATACATATTAGTACTTTAACTAAATTTgctcatatgttttttttagcaTTATAAGTATTGATAACTTTCTCCAATCATAACCTAGGTATTTGAATGAGAAAGATTAATTGGGCATTATGGTGCTGCTGCATTTGTTATTAGCAACACACTCTCTATAGTGCCATACTTGATACTGGTGTCAGTTATTCTTGGAGCAATAGCTTATTACTTGCCTGAACTACTCAAAGGACATGAACATTTTTTGTACTTTGCTCTAGTGCTATTTGCATTTATGATGTTGGTTGAAAGCCTAATGATGATTGTTGCGAGTATCGTGCCCAATTACCTAATGGGCATAATATCTGGTGCTGGAATTCAAGGGCTAATGATATTAGTTGGTGGCTTCTTTAGATTGCCAAATGATCCACCTAAACCATTGTAGAAATACCCATTACATGAGACTGCTTTTCACAAGTATGCTTACCAAGGAATGTTTAAGAATGAGTTTGAAGGAGAAGTATATTCCAATAACAAAGCTGGAGGACCACCCATCATCACTGGAGAAGAAATTTTGAGAGATTCGTGGCAAGTTGAAATGGGTTACTCTAAGTGGGGTGATCTTGCTGTCTTGCTAGGGATGATAGCCTTTTATTGACTTATGTGTTTGGGCATCATCAAGGCTAATGAAAAGGTCAAGCCTATGTTAAGGCTTTCATTTTATTGCCTACTAAGCAAAATACACAAGTTATAGTGAATCCTTCTTCTACACCCTAACATGGAGAGATGAtgtagggtctgtttggataccatttattgctaaaaactgaaaatttattgttgaaaacacagtagcaaaataatttttaaactatgaATAGTGCTCGTGGGACCTAGATTTATTGCTTCTTGCTGTGTTTTCCGTACTTGCGGGTTCGTGAATAGTGCGCGGGACCTAGCGAAAAACGCAAAATGCCTGCCGTGTTTGCTACGCAAATGCACATGTAGTGTAGGATTTTTAGCGCAACGGATTCTACTTGAAAACAATCTATCTGAAGTTCtgccttttcttttcaaaagaacTAAGACTGGTTTGATTGGTAATGTAATAGGTTCTTAAACTATCTTTCAAAAATTTACAGAAAAGTTGATGTAGgctctatttgttttgttgtaaaaactTGGTCAAACATAAAAAGTTCCTATTGATTAGAAAATGAATGTAACAGTTAAAAaagttttaccaaaaaaatatggGTTGGGTGTGCCAATCTAGTGGGTTGTACATGGAGGAAGATTGGGTTGTGAGATTGGAACATGTTTTCACCGAACACTTAAATTGGAATCGAATCCTAGATTTCTTATTCGTTGACAaaagattttaccaattttattaataagaaCCCACAATTTTAGTCAtactaaaaaaaccaaaaaagagggctatagccgcattttaaaATTGCGGCTATAGCCCCATTTGGTCTATAGCTGTGTTTACACACACAGCCTATTCACCGCGATTATAGGTCCAACAGGTCTACAGTTGCTTTTCTTAAATGCGGCTATAGGCTGAGACCTATAGTTGTgttttaaaaatgcggctatagacttGTTTTGGCTGCGTTTTTACAAACACGGCTATAGGTACAGTTTTGGCTACATATTGGAAACACGGCTAAAGCctcctatagctgcgttttagaAATGCGTCTAAAGCCTCCTATAGGGTTTttgtctatagctgcgttttatgaaacgcagctataggtttttttttcctagctAAATCACAAATTCCTGCCCAAATACAAAACCATAGTGCAAGcattcaaaaccaaatacaaaGATATCcatccaacaacaacaacaacaagattACTTAAATGCTATATACTTAAATACTgttgcaacaacaacaacataaagATATCCATCCAATAATAATATTACAGATTAGTCAAAAGGAAcgtaaataaaaattttattttttgttaagatAACACAAACAAGTAACATAAACTACTTCTCTCTACATATTAAGTTCATAAATCTTATTCAGAATTGCTAGCAAAAATTTTTAGCATCCATGCGGATAATGCTTCGGATAAACTTCAGCATGTAGTCAAATGCTTTGTTGATCTTTGAGAAAGGGACTGAGTGAGTAACgaatttattcaatttcaaCTCCTGCAAAATCAATTGACGGTGTCATTGACCAAGTAAAACACTAAATTAGGCCTTGCTTGTTATGTAAAAGTAACAATCACACCCTCAAACCATTACCCATAATCATACAAAATAGCACTTAATCAAAGTATGTTTATTTCATAATAATCTAAGAAAGTTGCACTCTGCCTACTCCATTTTCAATTGCTCATAAAAGACCTGTATATGAAGGAGAACAATGCAATGGTTCAATAACAGAAACATAAGCTTACCTTATTCATGTACTTTTCTACCACAGAAGGAATATTAGTGCGGGGCTGGTAATTGCCAAAAAAGGTACCCTTAAGAGTCCTCTCATTCAAAAAATTCATAGGATGAGTCTTGGATGAATTATCTTTATTTGGTACCCCAACAAGTAATGCAACACCCCAACcctgagaaaaagaaaattttagtctCCAAGGAAACATAATGCAATAATCGGAAGCACTTCTATAATAAGATAACATGGGTATAAATTCATTAAATGATTACATCATGAATGCATTCAAATGCTGAGATCATGGCCTGGATACTTGCAGTACATTCAACAGCCCGATCCACTCCTCCATCAGTCATCTCAACACTAgatacaaaaaaatttccagTTTTTACTTagtttctcggcaaccaaaaaCAGGgtcaaatcaagaaaaattatgaGAGAGAGTTCTGACCAATGGTAGAGGATGACGTAGACCACGAGAGCTttaggaactcgagtttttgatTAGGCAGCTTGAGAATGATGGTTATGGCagctgagagagagagctctGAGAATTGAACTAGGAATGGGTTGGTGGAGTGGAGATGGAGAAGGGAAATGGGTGGTGGAGAGTGCGAGCTGCTCGACGGCATGGAGAGGTTCTTGGTGGTGGTGGCTTCAGATTAAGGTTCTCGGCGGCATCGATCAGAGCACAACGGTGTGGCTCAAAGCATGGCGTGGCATTGAGAGTGATAAAGAGCGATTTGAGTTTAGAGTGATTTGAGTTTGTGTGGAagtgagggtttttttttttaatgttttttatacCAAGCCTATAGACGCGTTTATAAAACATAGCTATAGACAGGCTTTAGCCGCGTTTAAGGAAACGCAGCTGTAGGCCATTGTTTTAAAATGTgactatagctgcgtttttgtgaatacacacacataaataataaataatcaatcTCACTCTAAATCTGGTCATGGCTTCTCTTATTCACTCAACCCTTCAACCTAACACAAACCTAGAAATCAATATTGCAATATTAGAAATGGAAACCATTAATCGACTACCTAGCAAAAACAAGGAGGTGCTTTAAACATGAAGGTGGTTCAAATTCAACCGGAGGATGGTGTTTTCTTGACATGGAAGGATCTGTGTGTGACTGTTTCCAATCAAAGAAGTGGCACCAAATTGATCCTTCAGGGTCTATCTAATTATGTCCTGCCTGGGGACCTTCTGGCTATAATAGGTCCTTCTAGTTGTGGCAAGTCTACACTTCTTAATGCATTAGCGGGTAATAACAAAGTCTTTTTTGAAAGCAATAATCTAAAAGTTTTGCGGTGCTTGTCAAAACTCTtaaaacaatataacaaattaactctctctctctctctctctctctctctctctctctctctctctctctctctctctctctctctctctctctctctctctctctctctctctctctctctctctcgtgcaTGTGTGATTTACATGTACTAATTTCCTGCTTTGAATGAgaatacaataatttaaaatattaatcatcACCCAAAACGTagtacttaaaattttaatctatgCAACTATTgtaggtttttgttttggtttttttttttttttttgataattcaatagttgatGGTGGAATGATTTAAACTTTGATCTCCATTAAAAGCATCGATCAGAAGGTGTCAAGTAATTAAATTATGCTTGACCATAGTTATAAATTGCTTCCTAATTAGCGAACTTCACCAAACTAAGAGATCACCATTGGACATCACATGCTTACTAGCCTTGCATGAATCTTAGGAAACGCAAATATATATGTCAGCCCTTAACGTACTTTACACAATCTTTATTTATTGTTGACCAAACGGTACTCTAATATGCCTGGTGCGTAGTACTGTTTGCTAATACTTGCAGTGGCGGCTCCGGGATTGTTTCTTAGGGTGTTCCTCGGTGGgcttgctctgttacaattttttttttttcttcagattctctattacaattttttattttttagattttagttcaaattttttttagctttttctttttgcttgaaagcaatgttatgaataccgttttgGATCTTGTTTCGGTTTGTTTAGTGGAACGGAATATTTTGGTACCGATCTATTTCGATGTACCGTTTCAGGGTGTTTTGGGGtttctgaaaaaaataaaaataaaaaatatttatattttcttatacaacataaaattattgatccaaataagtaaaactcaaataaaaaaatcattagttttttcttttttgacactcaaatcatttagttattacataacaattattgttttagaatagtaaaacataaatatgcaattgaataatgaaaaacaacaacaaaaaatagtacaataagagtgtatatatgtatatcatattgggaagaggcaagactcaataaataaatttgaaatcaaaatcttttgttagctttttgagttttgtcatttccaaaGCTTTATCATGTGGGTGGGATCAGcaagctaaaagtctaaaaaacaaactaaagaaaaaacttgacaaagcaaaagctagagtaaaaaaagaaagaagaggtagACTAGCAGAACGTTTGAgacgaagcaaagaagaaggGGCGACCTTTGCGAtagttggatttgttttttaggtGTTCGACGCAAGTAATGACATTCTATGCTGACGAGTTTGTCagtttaagagtttttttttttttttttcttctaaaaattggtaccagccaaaatgtaacaaataatctaccaaaatttaattttattggcataacatttttttgagagtgttcctaatttttttgagggtgttcctaattttttttttataggtagataaataatttttttttattatatatatattaaaaaaaaaaaaagaattcaggtcagggtggtcctgggaccaccctgacctatatgtggcgccgccactgaATACTTGACTCACTAAACTACTTTACTATCAatgattgagaaaaaaaatgattaagttggtaaaaaaaaaactatttttaaatgttgatgtggcttttttttttacatgtaagTGTTGATGTGAgtattaaaatttacaaatgtTATCATTAGAGATGCCAAAAGTGCACACTATTAACCACTTAGACATTTTCTGTTAATAAGTTAATAATTAAGGTTAAATTAACTGCTACCAAAATGTATGGATCAAATTTACTGTAACCCTAAAATGTAGGaacaaaatagtatttttcaccattaaaaaatggtaaaatttgttgcccgcaaaaaaaaaaaaaaaaaaagtaaaatagtaactttaaattatgatttttgtgtgcgtaataaatattactttaaaaatatatgttcaaAATGGGTATAGAGTAAAGGGCCTACAAATTACAAAAGTTAGAATATAATTTCTAAGAAGTTACCTTTGAACATTCAAAAAGGGTATATTGTGCTCCATTCTGTTACATTTGAGAGCCAACCTTTACTAATCAACTTCGAGAGAGATGATCTTTGAAAATATCAATGGcgactctaaatttttttttttttcaatgtagttattaagaaatttaataaaaagataacttgAATATATCGATTTAttgagttcaaaaaaaaaatctcaaatacttgaagttttacaattttcttttcaagtctacttattttgaaattattacaaAGTAGTTTATTATCAATTGTCATTAATTATTGTTAATGTGGATAGgtgtgaccattttattttgttaagtttgtataatatttttatttttatgatgtttttattatctatttgacattttttcatataaaaatattttaaactaaataacaAAACTCAACCCATTGCATTGTATTAAATTGGTGCATATAGCCACAATCATCCattcataaataattaatacacTAAgtgtcttgtttttgtttgttgagaaaCACACTAAGTGTTTaattaaccaatcaaatgcttgaataatcactaattttactattttgttttCCTCGAATCACttactttataacaaaaaagttgttataaaatgataacaatacacacacatataacaAACCCGATGCATTTCCTaataactaaattatataaatttatattatatttatattatacacacacacatcacgattcacacaaataacattataacaaaaaataaataaaaataacacacACAATTAGTATCAGACACATACTCACACAcgtataatataaatttataataaagagagaCACTCATAACTCACAAACACTCACTTTTTACTCTTAGAGTTAGAGATGCCAAGTTAGTCAGATAGAGAAGAAAGATGAGATGAAATTCATGAGAATGAGGttagagactagagagagagGCTTTTGATATATGTTGTTGTTTGGTTAATATTGAGATGGGCTGATCTGTGTTGTTGTTTGGCTTTGGCTGGGCTGATATGTGATTATAGAATGCAAGATTTAAGCTAATGTGTGCAAACATACGTTTAAGggtaaattaaacaaataagtaaatatatatatatatgtatgtatgtatgtataacaAAAAATTCCAAGTCAAGGGGTTCAATTGTTCAAGTGAACCCTTGAACTTAAatggcttgtttggattgaCAAGGATTGAATGGgagtagaggagagtagagtagagttagcTAAAAATTAGGTTAATTTCCGGCCAACTTGTCTACTTTACTCCCCTTTTCGccctctcaatccaaacaagccctaaTGCTGCccaatatagttttttttttttttccttctaagcTCAATAAAGTTTATACATGAGTTATAGTGAGTAGTGACTATAGAATAGTACCTATGAAACTATAACTTGTGTTATTTATATTGCAGGGAGGTTGGGTTCAAACACATGGCAAAGAGGAGAGATTCTTATTAATGGTCGTAAACAGGCCCTGGCTTATGGAACATCGGTATGGAAagaacataatataaaaaattgcattagtagtgctctttcttttttaaataaaatatggattgaaatcaatatatatatatatatatatatatatatatatatgtataacaaAAAATTCCAAGTCAAGGGGTTCAATATATTGTTCAAGTGAACCCTTGAACATAAatggcttgtttggattgagggggattGAATGGGAGTAGAGGAGAGTACAGTAGAATTGGctaaaaattatgttaatttcCGGCCAACTTGTCTACTTTACTCCCTTTCTGacctctcaatccaaacaagccctaaCGCTACccaatatagttttttttttttttttcttctaagcttaataaaatttatgcaTGAGTTATAGTGAGTAGTGACTATAGAATAGTACCTGTGAAACTATAACTTGTGTTATTTATATTGCAAGGAGGTTGGGTTCAAACACAAGGCAAAGAGGAGAGATTCTTATTAATGGTCGTAAACAGGCCCTGGCTTATGGAACATCGCTATGGAAagaacataatataaaaaattgcattagtagtgctctttcttttttaaataaaatatggatTGAAATCTATGATACATATTGTTCCATCATCGTAATTGTTCTTTCTTATCATGTAAAGACATCAAAGATTTAGTTTAGGTATAGATGGGATTTACTAAGACAATTCAGTTAGAGTTGTTGAAGGGTtattagagatattacaaaatttactttatcaacttgataaactcatctttctcaacacaaaaaaaaaaaaaaaaaaattatatactcaTGTgtcactaataataataaaataattctaaTATCTTTTATTAAAATGTGAAAAGTGAAATCAATCACATTTATTAACACGTGaaagtgtaaatttttttcttggtagtaaaaatgataataattttaatattctaaaaattaaaaatcattgtATTATCTTTCAATGAATTAACTATACCCACAAAAAATACCGACTTTATGATCAAGTCAATTGTGTTGTGTGCGGGTCCACTGAAGTcttttccttcctttctttttaccCCAAATAGTGCAAAGTCATTGCAGTTGGAAACAAAGTCATTATGTTGGAAACCAAGTcatattttatggtttttgtaGGTGAGTGTGTATCATGTAAAACATATACATACATTCACGGTGGGATCAATATTGTTCTTTCTACCAAAAGCTTTCAAAATTgaactttatcatttttttgtaACACAAGAAGATCAGAATATTATTCTAACTATTTTCCTTTTTACGTTCTATTGAACATAGGCATATGTAACACAAGATGATACATTAACGATGCCTTAAACTGTTAGAGAAGCCGTGTATTACTCAGCTCAGCTCCAATCACTTGACACCATGTCTAAATCAGAGAAGAAGGACAGAGCagaaacaacaataaaagaGATGGGTTTGCAAGATGCAGTGAACACTAGAATTGGGGGATGGGGAGTTAAACGCATTACTGGTGGCCAAAAGAGAAGAGTTAGCATTTGTATGGAGATCCTAACACGCCCAATCATCTCTTCCTTGATGAACCAACAAGTGGGCTTGATAGTGCAGCATCATATTATGTAATGAGCAGAATTGCAGGCTTAGGTCAAAGAGATGGATTGGAAGGACCATTATTGCATCAATTCATCAACCCAACAGTGAAGTCTTTCAGCTCTTCCAAAATCTTTGTCGCCTGTCTTCAGGTAGAACTGTATATTTTGATCCTGCTTCTGCAGCAAATGAGGTAAgtagttgaaaattttcttaatatatttgtACCATATATTCATATTAGAGTTGGAATAAGTTATTAACTAGTCTAATTACTTCCAATTCAATGTAGTTCTTCACTTTAAGTGGTTTCGCTTGTCCCACTCACCAAAATCCATCATGTTGGGTTATAGTATAGATTGACtccggttaattaattcaattacccaagttgattaattaaatcaaattgcATGCAAATCGTAGAAGCACCaataaattaccaaaacaaCTAAGATACAACGGAATATAAATTAACGTGGTAATTTGTTGAcaaaaatgggaaaaacttctctcgcaaggcaaaaaccccactgggtgaatttaaggtcaccactcctaagaatctactaatcaataatcaaacagttataagtataaaaaatctTATCACTACCCtagcctatcccaaaataccaacctacagttgaacctttgttccaatacccaattggacttgatcttgtagtagtcttctttcctttattgcacaaatctccaatttATGACTAACCCTTTTGCACATGTCTCAGTaagtgactaactccagcaacttgaatgattgttgttggctgcaaagttcttcacttcataaatgatgaagatcaagaagcacttggttccAAAACCCTAAGATGTAAAAATGCAGTACCTTCACACAGAGTATATGAGTTCTAGATCTCTGTATCCATATATGACGGCTTTTAAAATATGTCTTATATATGactaggattgtgagaaaagaaaccttaatCAAATAATATAGCATTGGCCGAATtttagatctaaaatttttgaaatcgtaattctcgataaatcgagcttgtgtcgagcttcttCATTTAACCTTGATAGTAGTATCTGTTGACCTTCTATTGAGACTTAATGAatcagtttttcttcacttgtttcttggatcaatcttcatgactttaaagACACCACTTGATTTGTTTGAGCAACATGATTCTTGATATATAAAATCtaacttagatctacccaattacatagaaaatatgaccctaacacaTCCGATCACTTccttaaaaccataaacaaggATTTCTAGTAGGTAAGATGTTAGGTTTTTAGATCCttgtaaactagattgtttaacctaattaattaaccaagtgaatacttaggtttattatttagatctaggttaaaacaataaagtCATATAATGTAaagcagcgaaaaataaagaacacaatgatatgatgacccaagaaaaccaaaaaggcaaaaaacctgaggaggatttaacctagctatcctcaaggtaaaaaacaaatctactagaaagaattgaagtttacaataagacttagaccattaacatctgttaaggacatattttatgtagttggcaaatcctttgacaaaacgcactttacttgtatttgggtagatctaggatgtgtttaatacttcaaagaacatgttgttcaagcctAATATTAAAGCCATAaaaattggaccaagaaacaagtgaagaaaaggtgtttact from Castanea sativa cultivar Marrone di Chiusa Pesio chromosome 11, ASM4071231v1 harbors:
- the LOC142614886 gene encoding alcohol dehydrogenase class-P-like; the protein is MTDGGVDRAVECTASIQAMISAFECIHDGWGVALLVGVPNKDNSSKTHPMNFLNERTLKGTFFGNYQPRTNIPSVVEKYMNKELKLNKFVTHSVPFSKINKAFDYMLKFIRSIIRMDAKNFC